CTCAAAAAGAGTAGGGTCAAAACATAAAACTTCATTTTCAAACCAATCGTTTTCTTCTAGAATATTTTCAAATTGTTCGCCAATTTCTTTTTTGTTTTCACAATAAATAAATTTTCCGCCATTCTTTTTAAAATGATAAATAAATTCTTCATCTACAGCCATGCTTACCTCGGGTAAGAATTGACTTTGTTCACTATCTTTATCATCGTCAGATGCCGGTTTATAGGAACTAAAAAATTTTTTAAAAAGACTCATATCCGTTTTGAACTACTTAAAATATTGTTTGAAAACGTTCAAAGATAAAAAAATCTTAATTCAAAAGTGTTTTTTGAATTAAGATTTTATAATTTGTTGATAATTTCAAATTAGGAAACTACTTCTTCTAAATTTTCGTCAAAACTTCTTTTGCCAAATATTGCTTCCAAATCATCTTTAAATATTACTTCTTTCTCAATCAGAATATCAGCTAATTGATTTAATTTTTCTTTGTTTTCTTCCAATATTTGAATGGCTCTTTGGTATTGACCTTCAATTAAACTAGAAATTTCTTCATCAATCACTTTAGCAGTTTCATCTGAATAAGGTTTTGAAAAGCTGTATTCACTTTGACCAGAAGAATCATAATAGGTTACATTTCCAATTTTTTCATTCAATCCATAAACGGTTACCATTGCTCTAGCTTGGCGAGTTACTTTTTCTAAGTCACTCAAAGCACCAGTTGAAATTCTGTTAAAAATTACTTTTTCAGCAGCTCTTCCTCCCATGGTTGCACACATTTCGTCTAACATTTGGTCAGGACGAACGATCAAACGCTCTTCAGGTAAATACCAAGCAGCACCTAAACTTTGTCCTCTTGGAACAATTGTTACTTTAATTAATGGTGCGGCATGCTCCAACATCCAACTTACTGTGGCGTGACCAGCCTCGTGAATAGCAATTGCTTTTTTCTCCTCAGGAGTTACAATTTTATTTTTCTTTTCTAATCCGCCAATAATTCGATCTACAGCGTCTAAGAAATCTTGTTTGTCTACAGCAGTTTTATTATTTCTAGCAGCAATTAAAGCCGCTTCGTTACACACGTTAGCAATGTCAGCTCCTGAAAAACCGGGTGTTTGTTTGGCTAAAAAGTCAACGTCCAAACCTTCCACTTTTTTCAAAGGCGCTAAATGTACTTTAAAGATTTCACCGCGTTCGCGAATGTCTGGTAAGTCTACAAAAATTTGTCTGTCAAAACGACCAGCACGCATTAATGCTTTATCTAAAACGTCTGCACGGTTAGTAGCGGCTAGTACGATAACATTTGAATTGGTTCCAAAACCATCCATCTCTGTTAACAACTGATTCAATGTATTTTCACGTTCGTCGTTACCACCTGACATATTGTTTTTTCCTCTAGCTCTACCCACAGCATCAATTTCATCAATGAAGATAATGGCAGGTGCCTTTTCTTTGGCTTGTTTGAATAAATCACGCACTCTAGACGCACCAACACCTACAAACATTTCCACAAAATCAGAACCTGACAATGAGAAAAAAGGTACTTGTGCTTCGCCAGCAACTGCTTTGGCTAACAAGGTTTTACCAGTCCCAGGAGGCCCAACAAGCAATGCTCCTTTCGGAATTTTACCTCCTAAATTGGTGTATTTTTCAGGATTTTTTAAGAATTCTACGATTTCTTGAATTTCTTCTTTAGCACCTTCTAAACCGGCTACATCTTTGAAAGTAGTTTTAATATCTGTTTTTTCATCAAACAATTTGGCTTTTGATTTTCCGATATTGAAAATTTGCCCGCCACCACCAGCTCCACCACCAGACATTCTTCTCATGATGAAGATCCATACGGCAATGATTACAATTATTGGTAATAGGCTAACAAAAATATCGGTCCAATTGCTTTTTTGTAAGAAGTTGAAATCTTTTAATTTTCCTTCTCCTACCGCTTTTTCTAATTTGGTTTGGAAAATTTGGTCGTTACCAATTTCTAAAGTGTAGTGAGGACCAGCATTTGGACGATCGAAAACATCTTTCGCTACTTTCGAGTTAGATTTGTCCTTTAAAGCTGCAGCTGTTAGGTATACTTCTGCTTCACTTTTGTTGTATACAATTACTTTTTCAATTTGTCCTTTTTCAAGTAAATTATTGAATTTAGACGAGGTTAATTGGGCTGGTTCCTCAAAATTACTTCCGCCAGTCGCAAAACTGATGAAAAGAAAAATAAGAAGAATTCCTACGTAAACTAACCAAGGACTTACTTTAAATTTATTCGGATTCGGATTATTATTCGCCATTACTCTTTTTTTTCTTTAGTATTTGTTTTCGATTGAAGTAATTTTTGCATCTCCCCAAAGGCTTTCGATATTGTAGTATTCACGAATGTGTTTTTGAAATACGTGAACCACAACATTAACATAGTCCATTAAAACCCATTCGGCATTATCAGTACCTTCAACATGCCAAGGCTTGTCTTTCAATTCTTTGGATACGGTTTTTTGTATGGAGCTTACAATGGCGTTAACCTGAGTGTTAGAGGTTCCGTTGCAGATGATGAAATAATCGCAAACTGCGGTATCTATTTCTCTTAAATCTAAGATATCAACATCATTTCCTTTTACTTCTTCGATTCCCTTAATGATGTTTGCAATAAGTGCATCATTATTTATAGTCTTTTTCGCCATGAATTATTTTTAATATAAGTTGGTAAAGTTACCATTTTTTGTGTTTATTTTTGAACCATTAACAGAATATTAAGTTCTGACTTTCAAAAAATAGTTCCATGAAACTAATCAAACTCGATGCCATAGATTCGACCAACGAATTTCTTAAAGGATTATCGGCCCAACAAGATCTTGAAAACTTCACAGTCGTTACTGCTGAGAACCAAACTAAAGGAAAGGGACAAAGGGGTGCAGTTTGGAATTCAGAGGTTGGTAAAAACCTAATTATGAGTGTTTTGGTCCGTGATTTTTTAACGGATATCAATGCTATTTTTAATTTAAATATAGCTTTTTCTTTAGCAGTTATCGCAGCCTTAAAAAAGAAAAATATTCCGGATTTGAGTATTAAATGGCCCAACGACATTCTGTCAGCCAACAAAAAAATTGGAGGTATTTTGATTGAAAATAGTATTAAAAGTGATGCAGCTATACTTTCAATAGTTGGTTTGGGTTTAAATGTGAATCAAACAAATTTTGAAGGATTGCCTAAGGCCTCTTCTTTATCAATAATAATCGGACAGAACTTGGACAAAGAAGAATTGCTTTCAGAAATTATGGCCAACTTGGAAAAGAACGTTGCTGAGAGTCTACAAAACCCAACGAATTTGCGTCAACAGTATGTAGACTTAATTTATAAAAAAGATATCCCGATGCCTTTTATGAATCAAAATAATAAAAAATTCATGGGAATAATTCAAGGCATTTCTCCTATTGGAAGATTACTAGTTTTGCTGGTGGACGATTCAGTTGTTGAATTTGATATCAAAGAAGTTCAAATGTTATACTAAAAAAAAAGGCTGTAATTCAATTACAGCCGTTTTTTTAATTCAGTCGATCTTATATTTTGTGCATATTTTCTGATAAGGTTTCTATGAATTTTTGAATTGGCCCTTTAATCATCATGGCCATCATTGGATTAAAATCACCTTCAAAATCTAATTTTACATCAGCGCTATTTTCTGTAACTGTGTCAATTGAAGCGGTTAAAGTAAAAGGTAGTTTGTCGCTAGCAGCACCTAAAACTAATTTACTAGGAGCTACTTTTTCTTTGATTACTAATTTGATTTCAGGCATTCCTTTCAAACCAAAAATAAAAGCATCAGCACCAATCACTTCAAATTTTGCAATATTTTCAGGCATTAATTGTTCAAAGTTTTTCACTTCAGACAATAGATCAAACAATTCTTGAGCTGATTTTTGAACACTTACTTTAGGACTTTCTAAATTCATCTGTTTTAATTTCTAGTTACACATTCCAAGTTGAAGGATTTACATTCCATTCGCTCAAGGTTTGTTGTTCTTCTTCGGTGATATAGGTTTTGGCTACAGCTAAATTCAATAAGTTTTTGTAATTGCTTAAAGTGTATAATTCCACATTAGCTTTTTTGAAATTTTCCTCGGCTACATCAAATCCATAGGTAAATATAGCGGCCATACCTTTGATGTTAGCGCCTGCTTCTTTCAAAGCTTCTACAGCAAGTAAACTACTATTTCCGGTGCTAATTAAGTCTTCTACTACCACTACATTTTGTCCTTTTTGTAAAAAGCCCTCTACTTGATTTTGTCTTCCGTGTTTTTTAGGTTCTGGGCGTACATATACAAAAGGCAATCCCATGCTTTCAGCAACAAGAATACCAATTCCAATAGCTCCAGTTGCAACACCGGCAATGACGTCTGGTTTCCCAAATTGTTTTTCAATATTTTTGGCAAACTCATCACGAACATAATTTCGGATAGCTGGAAATGAAAGGATTAGGCGGTTGTCGCAATAGATTGGCGATTTCCATCCAGAAGCCCATGTAAAAGGATTTCTTGGATTCAATTTAATTGCATTTATTTGCAAAAGCAATTCGGCTGTTTTTTCGGCTGTTTCTTTATTAAAAATCATAGCGCAAATGTATAAAGTTTTTGTGAACGACAAACCACTTTTTTTAACAAATCATATCTCTAAGGAGACCGATTTTCAATTGTTTTTGTTAGAAAGTATTGACATCGAACAGCTTATTGTAAAAATTTTTCAAAATAAAATTCAAAAAGCCTATCTCTATCATCCTGATGAAAAGGAAATTTTGAAGACTTTAAAAGAAAAAATCCCTGTAAATAAAGCGGGAGGAGGTTTAGTATACAACAAAAAAGGGGAGGTGCTCTTTATTTTTAGAAATGGAAAATGGGATTTACCCAAAGGCGGAACCAACAAAGGCGAAGAAATTGAAGATACCGCTATGCGTGAAGTAGAAGAAGAAACCGGAGTTGGTCAATTAAAAGTAACCAAAAAGCTCCAAAAAACCTATCACGTATTTAAGCGCAATGGAAAATATCGACTCAAAATTACGCATTGGTTTGAAATGACTTCTGATTATGAAGGTACACTTGTAGGGCAAGCCGAAGAAGGAATTGAAAAAGTAGCTTGGCTAAGTCCGATACAAATTAAAGAAGCCTTGAAAAACTCCTATGAAAATATCAAATTATTATTTGAAGAAGAATCACTCGGATAAAAATAATGCCTCAATAAAATTATTTAAATTCTTTTAAGGCATTATATAGTAAGATAAATTGCTTTTATTAGATAGTTTTTCTTTCTAACAGTGCCATATAAAATCCATCAAAACCTGAGTCCGAGGCCAATATTTTTCGGTCTTCAACAAAATGAAATTGTTTTCCAATTTCAGTATTCAAGAAACGTTGTACTTGTTCTTGGTTTTCTGAAGGTAAAATAGAACAAGTTGCATAGACTAATTTACCACCAGGCTTTACAATTTTTGAATAATTCTCCAATACTTCAGCTTGAACTTTTCGAATATTATCGATGAATTCTGGTTGTAATTTCCATTTAGCATCAGGATTTCTTTTTAAAACTCCCAAACCGCTACATGGTGCGTCAATCAACACACGATCAGCTTTTTCATGTAGTTTTTTGATCACTTTTGTAGAATCAATAATTCGGTATTCTATATTGAAAGCGCTGTTTCTTTTAGCTCTTAATTTTAATTGCTTCAATTTACTTTCGTACAAATCCATAGCAATCAATTGGCCTTTATTTTCCATTAAAGATGCAATATGCAAGGTTTTACCACCAGCACCAGCACAAGTATCTACAACACGCATTCCAGGCTTTACATCAAGAAAAGCAGCTACTAATTGTGAATTGGCATCTTGTACTTCAAAGAAACCTTGTTTGAAAGCATCTGTTAAGAATACATTGGCTCTTTCTTTTAAAACTAAAGCATCCGGTTGGTCTTTCAAATAATCAGTATCGATATTCAAATCCATGAGGATGGCTTTCAGTTTTTCTTTAGTAGTTTTTAATGTATTGACACGAAGAATCACTTTTGCAGGTTGGTTTTGAGCCGTAATTTCTTTTGACCAAACTTTCTCACCTAACTCTTTTACACCTAATTCATCCATCCAATCGGGAATAGATTCTTTGAAGGTTCTTATTTTAGATAATTCATCAAAACGTCCTTTAATTTTTCGTTCAGGGGTTCCATCTAATTGACGCCAATCAGGAATAGGGTAGCCTCTAAGTACAGCCCAAACTGCAAAAATTCGCCATAAATTATCTCTATCAAAAGGTTCTTTAACTTCGGCAATTTCTGAATATAATCGTTTCCATCGTACTATTTCATATATTGTTTCAGCAACAAATTTTCTGTCAGAACTTCCCCAACGTTTGTCTTTTTTTAAAGAACGTGCCACTACTTTGTCAGCATATTCTCCTTCGTTGAAAATGGCATTTAAAGCGTCAATGGTTGTGTAAACTAAATTTCTATGTAATCTCATTGTAAAAAATTGAAATGCAAAGGTACTATTTATTGATTGGAAAGCTAAAATTTAATAGTTTAAATAAAAAAGACACTGTAGCGATACAGTGTCTTGTCTATATGAAATAAATAGAATTAATTAACTCTTGTTAATCCAATGTTTTCTGGAGCGTGAAGAACCATTGGAAATTTTTCGATCTTTACAGAACTACTGTCAAGTCCGAATGCTCTCTCTTCAGATAAACTAAGTTTTTTGATGAAGAAATACGAATTCATTACTAATTTTTCATGCCATAATAAATCACTATCATTAGATAAGAATTTTTCAGACAGAACAAATTTAAAGTCACCTAGAATATTGTTTTTATTCAATGATTCATAACGGCTAGTAATGTCTACCTCCCCATTTTTTACCATATCTTTTAATACTTCTCGAAACATTAAATTGATTTTTGTAGGTTCTCTAAAACCTAAATTGAAATCAATACGGTAAATGTCATCTTTTAAAATTTCAGTTACTTTATATTCAGTTTTGTAAGGCTCAGATAAAATATTAACATGAACAAACCAGTAGATATCGGCTCTTTTAGGTCTTTTTTGAAGAATAGAATACATAACTTTTTCTTCAATTTCGTCAACTCTACCAGCATTCGTCATGTATACCAAATGAGTTGCATATTTTGGAATGGTTAAATCAGCACTTAATTCACCCAATACTTTTTTGTAATGTTCAATCTTCACAATTTTGGTGTACGCTTTATTAATTTTCTTGGCTAAATACCAAATGGTCATAATTGAAATTAAAGTAAGTGCGATGCACAATGTTACATAACCCCCTTCTGTAAATTTGGTAATATTAGCAGCTAAGAAGCTAAATTCAATTATTAAATAAATACTAATTAAAGGAACATACAAGAACCATTTTACTCGTTTCATTATCAAATAAAAATTCAATAAAATGGTTGTCATAATCATACAAAGAATAATTGCTAAGCCATAGGCATGCTCCATATTACTGGATTCTTCAAAGTGCAAAACGATTCCAACACAACCAAAAAATAGCAACCAGTTGATAGAAGAAATGTATAATTGTCCTTTCAATTCAGTTGGGTATTTTATTTTGGCTTTAGGCCAAAAGTTCAAACGCATCGCTTCATTAATTAATGTAAATGAACCGCTTATCAACGCTTGCGATGCAATTACGGCAGCCAAAGTTGCCACTACGATTCCAATTGGTTGAAACCAGTCAGCCATAATTAAATAGAAAGGGTTTCCGTTTTTTCCACCCAAATCAGCTAAAGTTTTTCCTTCGTGATGAATTAGGTATGCACCTTGCCCAAAGTAGTTGAGTAGTAATGCTATTTTTACGAAAATCCAACTGATTCGAATATTTTTTCGTCCACAATGACCCATGTCTGAATACAAGGCTTCAGCTCCAGTCGTACATAGAAACACAAAACCAAGAACAAAGAAACCATCAGGGTGAATTGAAAGTAATTTGTAGGCATAATAAGGGTTGATAGCCTGAAGTACTTCGGTATGTTTTGCTATTTGAATTCCCCCCAACACGGCTAACATAGTAAACCAAATTAACATCATAGGAGCAAAAAATTTTCCTACTAATTTGGTTCCAAATTGCTGAATTGTAAACAATATAAACAAAATTCCAATTACGATCGGAATGGTGTTAATTTCAGGATAAAAAGTTCTAACTCCTTCTACAGCAGAAGATACCGATATAGGCGGGGTTATGATGCCATCGGCTAATAAAGCACTACCACCAATAATGGCAGGTACAATAAGCCATCGTATTTTTGTTTTTTTAACCAAAGCATATAAAGCAAAAATTCCGCCTTCACCATGGTTATCAGCACTTAAAGTGATAAGTACGTATTTAATTGTAGTTTGTAGAGTTAATGTCCAAAAAACACAGGATATTCCTCCTAGAACAATATCGGCATTAATAATATGGTCTCCCAAAATGGCTTTCATTACGTACAAAGGAGAAGTTCCAATGTCACCATATATAATACCTAAAGAAACTAATAGACCGCCAAGAGTTAATTTACTATGCAGATCTTTGTGCGCTACGCTCATGATATTTGATTAAAAAGTGGGCAAATTTACTCTTTTTAAATATATTAGGATTAAAAATTGAAAAAAATCACATTGTAGATTGTTATTTAGTAATTCATTTTTTCTAGTAGTTTTCCTTCTAAAATTTTGATATCGAATTTTGGTTACGTTTTAACAGATCAATTGCATTTTAAAATAATTGTATTTTAGCATTCTAAATGAATATTTTATGAAAAAACTAGTGCTTATTGTAATCGGAATTCTGTTATTTTCTTGTAAATCCACAAATTCAGTTAATAGAGGGGATGCAGTAAAAATTGCTCTAGACACTTTATTACAAGATAAAATTAGTATTCGTGCTTTGGTATTGGATCATGATAAGGTTTGGTATGCAGCAGATCAGTCTAGATTTGGTTGTATCGATTTGAATTCAAATCAAAAAAAAGAAATTAAAATAATCTCTGAAAAAAATGTTGAGTTTAGAAGTATTGCTCAAACCAAAAAGTATGTTTTTATTCTAAACGTTGGTAATCCAGCTTTACTATACAAAATTTCAAAAATAGATTTGAGTTATGAATTAGTTTACCAAGAAAATCACGACAAAGTGTTTTACGATAGTATGCAATTTTGGAATGATAAGGAAGGGATAGCGATTGGTGACCCAATTGAAGGTAGTTTTTCGGTGATAACAACTAGAGATGGAGGAGCTTCTTGGCAAAAAACACCTTCGATTCAATGGCCTCAATTGGTAGAAGGTGAGGCTGCTTTTGCGGCGAGTAATACTAATATTGTTATCAAGGGCAATGCTACTTGGGTGGTATCTGGCGGAAAAAAAGCAAGAGTATTTTACTCAAGTGATAAAGGTAAAAGTTGGTCAGTAGTGGAGACG
This sequence is a window from Flavobacterium ammoniigenes. Protein-coding genes within it:
- the ftsH gene encoding ATP-dependent zinc metalloprotease FtsH encodes the protein MANNNPNPNKFKVSPWLVYVGILLIFLFISFATGGSNFEEPAQLTSSKFNNLLEKGQIEKVIVYNKSEAEVYLTAAALKDKSNSKVAKDVFDRPNAGPHYTLEIGNDQIFQTKLEKAVGEGKLKDFNFLQKSNWTDIFVSLLPIIVIIAVWIFIMRRMSGGGAGGGGQIFNIGKSKAKLFDEKTDIKTTFKDVAGLEGAKEEIQEIVEFLKNPEKYTNLGGKIPKGALLVGPPGTGKTLLAKAVAGEAQVPFFSLSGSDFVEMFVGVGASRVRDLFKQAKEKAPAIIFIDEIDAVGRARGKNNMSGGNDERENTLNQLLTEMDGFGTNSNVIVLAATNRADVLDKALMRAGRFDRQIFVDLPDIRERGEIFKVHLAPLKKVEGLDVDFLAKQTPGFSGADIANVCNEAALIAARNNKTAVDKQDFLDAVDRIIGGLEKKNKIVTPEEKKAIAIHEAGHATVSWMLEHAAPLIKVTIVPRGQSLGAAWYLPEERLIVRPDQMLDEMCATMGGRAAEKVIFNRISTGALSDLEKVTRQARAMVTVYGLNEKIGNVTYYDSSGQSEYSFSKPYSDETAKVIDEEISSLIEGQYQRAIQILEENKEKLNQLADILIEKEVIFKDDLEAIFGKRSFDENLEEVVS
- the rsfS gene encoding ribosome silencing factor; its protein translation is MAKKTINNDALIANIIKGIEEVKGNDVDILDLREIDTAVCDYFIICNGTSNTQVNAIVSSIQKTVSKELKDKPWHVEGTDNAEWVLMDYVNVVVHVFQKHIREYYNIESLWGDAKITSIENKY
- a CDS encoding biotin--[acetyl-CoA-carboxylase] ligase, with translation MKLIKLDAIDSTNEFLKGLSAQQDLENFTVVTAENQTKGKGQRGAVWNSEVGKNLIMSVLVRDFLTDINAIFNLNIAFSLAVIAALKKKNIPDLSIKWPNDILSANKKIGGILIENSIKSDAAILSIVGLGLNVNQTNFEGLPKASSLSIIIGQNLDKEELLSEIMANLEKNVAESLQNPTNLRQQYVDLIYKKDIPMPFMNQNNKKFMGIIQGISPIGRLLVLLVDDSVVEFDIKEVQMLY
- a CDS encoding SRPBCC family protein yields the protein MNLESPKVSVQKSAQELFDLLSEVKNFEQLMPENIAKFEVIGADAFIFGLKGMPEIKLVIKEKVAPSKLVLGAASDKLPFTLTASIDTVTENSADVKLDFEGDFNPMMAMMIKGPIQKFIETLSENMHKI
- the pyrE gene encoding orotate phosphoribosyltransferase — translated: MIFNKETAEKTAELLLQINAIKLNPRNPFTWASGWKSPIYCDNRLILSFPAIRNYVRDEFAKNIEKQFGKPDVIAGVATGAIGIGILVAESMGLPFVYVRPEPKKHGRQNQVEGFLQKGQNVVVVEDLISTGNSSLLAVEALKEAGANIKGMAAIFTYGFDVAEENFKKANVELYTLSNYKNLLNLAVAKTYITEEEQQTLSEWNVNPSTWNV
- a CDS encoding NUDIX hydrolase — protein: MYKVFVNDKPLFLTNHISKETDFQLFLLESIDIEQLIVKIFQNKIQKAYLYHPDEKEILKTLKEKIPVNKAGGGLVYNKKGEVLFIFRNGKWDLPKGGTNKGEEIEDTAMREVEEETGVGQLKVTKKLQKTYHVFKRNGKYRLKITHWFEMTSDYEGTLVGQAEEGIEKVAWLSPIQIKEALKNSYENIKLLFEEESLG
- a CDS encoding RsmB/NOP family class I SAM-dependent RNA methyltransferase, encoding MRLHRNLVYTTIDALNAIFNEGEYADKVVARSLKKDKRWGSSDRKFVAETIYEIVRWKRLYSEIAEVKEPFDRDNLWRIFAVWAVLRGYPIPDWRQLDGTPERKIKGRFDELSKIRTFKESIPDWMDELGVKELGEKVWSKEITAQNQPAKVILRVNTLKTTKEKLKAILMDLNIDTDYLKDQPDALVLKERANVFLTDAFKQGFFEVQDANSQLVAAFLDVKPGMRVVDTCAGAGGKTLHIASLMENKGQLIAMDLYESKLKQLKLRAKRNSAFNIEYRIIDSTKVIKKLHEKADRVLIDAPCSGLGVLKRNPDAKWKLQPEFIDNIRKVQAEVLENYSKIVKPGGKLVYATCSILPSENQEQVQRFLNTEIGKQFHFVEDRKILASDSGFDGFYMALLERKTI
- a CDS encoding KUP/HAK/KT family potassium transporter, whose product is MSVAHKDLHSKLTLGGLLVSLGIIYGDIGTSPLYVMKAILGDHIINADIVLGGISCVFWTLTLQTTIKYVLITLSADNHGEGGIFALYALVKKTKIRWLIVPAIIGGSALLADGIITPPISVSSAVEGVRTFYPEINTIPIVIGILFILFTIQQFGTKLVGKFFAPMMLIWFTMLAVLGGIQIAKHTEVLQAINPYYAYKLLSIHPDGFFVLGFVFLCTTGAEALYSDMGHCGRKNIRISWIFVKIALLLNYFGQGAYLIHHEGKTLADLGGKNGNPFYLIMADWFQPIGIVVATLAAVIASQALISGSFTLINEAMRLNFWPKAKIKYPTELKGQLYISSINWLLFFGCVGIVLHFEESSNMEHAYGLAIILCMIMTTILLNFYLIMKRVKWFLYVPLISIYLIIEFSFLAANITKFTEGGYVTLCIALTLISIMTIWYLAKKINKAYTKIVKIEHYKKVLGELSADLTIPKYATHLVYMTNAGRVDEIEEKVMYSILQKRPKRADIYWFVHVNILSEPYKTEYKVTEILKDDIYRIDFNLGFREPTKINLMFREVLKDMVKNGEVDITSRYESLNKNNILGDFKFVLSEKFLSNDSDLLWHEKLVMNSYFFIKKLSLSEERAFGLDSSSVKIEKFPMVLHAPENIGLTRVN
- a CDS encoding WD40/YVTN/BNR-like repeat-containing protein, translated to MKKLVLIVIGILLFSCKSTNSVNRGDAVKIALDTLLQDKISIRALVLDHDKVWYAADQSRFGCIDLNSNQKKEIKIISEKNVEFRSIAQTKKYVFILNVGNPALLYKISKIDLSYELVYQENHDKVFYDSMQFWNDKEGIAIGDPIEGSFSVITTRDGGASWQKTPSIQWPQLVEGEAAFAASNTNIVIKGNATWVVSGGKKARVFYSSDKGKSWSVVETPIVQGKQMTGIFTADFYNSKTGFISGGNYEVLNQNFDNKAVTYDGGKSWKLVAQNQGFGYASCIQYIPNSHGKGLISVGASGINYSNDGGTSWKQCSTDSGLFTIRLLNKNTAIAAGKNKVIRIRFK